In Macadamia integrifolia cultivar HAES 741 chromosome 1, SCU_Mint_v3, whole genome shotgun sequence, a single window of DNA contains:
- the LOC122081131 gene encoding probable U3 small nucleolar RNA-associated protein 11, which yields MSSLRNAISRRAHKERSQPHARKKFGILEKHKDYVLRAKAYHQKEETLQKLKEKASFRNPDEFYFKMIRTRTKDGVHKPESEAKKYTNEELMLMKTQDIGYVFQKIQSEKKKIEKLGAVLHSLDNQAPNKHIYYAEDREEAKEIRLQAPPRGKLPASEDLPDHIKRKTAGSYRELEARKKRLNDLEKLYMDMELKKELQKKGRKRKLREDEIVCPTSNPVYKWRKERKR from the exons ATGTCGTCTCTAAGGAATGCTATCAGTAGACGGGCTCACAAGGAGCGATCTCAGCC GCATGCTAGGAAGAAGTTTGGGATTCTAGAAAAGCATAAAGACTATGTCTTGCGTGCAAAGGCATATCACCAGAAGGAGGAGACTTTACAG AAACTCAAGGAGAAAGCATCATTCAGGAACCCAGATGAATTTTACTTCAAGATGATAAGAACAAGAACAAAGGATGGAGTTCATAAACCAGA GAGTGAGGCCAAGAAGTACACTAATGAGGAACTCATGCTCATGAAGACCCAAGATATAGGATATGTCTTTCAGAAAATTCAAAGTGAAAAGAAG AAAATTGAGAAGCTAGGTGCTGTGCTGCATTCTCTTGATAATCAGGCACCTAACAAGCACATCTATTATGCTGAAGACAG GGAGGAAGCTAAAGAAATACGATTACAAGCTCCACCAAGGGGAAAGTTACCTGCTTCTGAGGATCTCCCAGATCATATTAAGAG AAAAACAGCTGGTTCATACCGAGAACTGGAGGCtaggaagaagagattaaatGACCTAGAGAAACTGTATATGGACATGGAATTGAAAAAGGAACTACAG AAAAAGGGTCGTAAACGCAAGCTTCGTGAAGATGAGATTGTTTGCCCAACTTCCAACCCCGTATATAAGTGGCGGAAGGAACGGAAGAGATAA